GGCTCGACCGTAACCGGCCGCGCCCGCTGGCAAGTGCTCCTCGAACTGTTGCAGGAGTTGGCAATCGCCGGTGGCGGTGTGGGGTTCCGCGTCCGTCAAGCAGGGCCTTTCCTGGAGTTCAGGGTCTACCAGCCGGTCGACCGCACCGCCTCGATCATCTTCTCCGAGGCTCTGGGCAACCTCTCCGCCTACGACTACAAGTCCAGCGCGCCCGAGGGCAACTACCTGTTCATTGGCGGCAGCGGCGAAGGCACCGCGAGGGTCATCCGCGAGGGCCAGGACTCCGCCAGCGTGGCCACCTGGGACCGCATCGAACGCTTTGTCGACCGCCGCGACACCGCCGTCGCCGCCGAGCTGGACCAGGAGATCACCAAGCAGCTGGCCGAGAGCGGCGAAAGCACCTCGCTGAAATCCACGCCGGTGGACACCACCGGCATGACCTATGGGCGGCATTACGACCTCGGCGACAAGGTCACCGCCGTGCTCGACGATCCGGTCGTAGAGCTGATCCGCGAGGTCCAGATCGAGCTGACACCCGAAGGTCCACAACGGATTCAGCCTGTGATCGGAACACCCGGGGCGCACGACGTATTCCGGCTCTTCCGCGCGTTCCGGCGCATCGACACGCGCCTGACCAACGTCGAAAGGAGATGAGAAGTGGCCGTCACTCTCGACACCTACGCGCCCTATGACTCCGGCGCTGGAGCGGACGCCCGCGAGGACCTCTGGCGCCAGTTCATGCGCTACATGAAGGGCGTCCAGTTCGGCAATGGCGTGTTCCGCACCGCGGCGACCGCGATGGAGGTCTTCGCCGACAGCACCGGCATGCAGGTCAAGGTCCGTGCCGGAGAAGGCTGGGCACAAGGCCAGTGGGGCCAGAACGTCACGGAGAAGACCCTGCCGATCGCCGCCGCGCACGCCACGCTCGCCCGCAAAGACCGCGTCATCTTGAGGAATGACTTCACCCTCAACAGGTTCGAGCTGGACGTACTCAC
The window above is part of the Allokutzneria albata genome. Proteins encoded here:
- a CDS encoding siphovirus ReqiPepy6 Gp37-like family protein, which produces MSTFVIYVRNRALQRVGQLDDYQKASLVSRFNAVGTWSITLNRRNPLAAALTTPGFGIEVVRTSDMQTVLSGPLTDRHHERSVNTNTVTVSGVDDNVWLARRVAHPQPGTAVPPYNLVEHEVRTNTCSAVLDQYVDVNLGPGALAVRRVPGLTVPATAVVGSTVTGRARWQVLLELLQELAIAGGGVGFRVRQAGPFLEFRVYQPVDRTASIIFSEALGNLSAYDYKSSAPEGNYLFIGGSGEGTARVIREGQDSASVATWDRIERFVDRRDTAVAAELDQEITKQLAESGESTSLKSTPVDTTGMTYGRHYDLGDKVTAVLDDPVVELIREVQIELTPEGPQRIQPVIGTPGAHDVFRLFRAFRRIDTRLTNVERR